The Branchiostoma floridae strain S238N-H82 chromosome 8, Bfl_VNyyK, whole genome shotgun sequence genome has a segment encoding these proteins:
- the LOC118421956 gene encoding CD320 antigen-like — translation MLQTFEEALGRKWGSCSYSCPSVYGNASCVPDAFRCDGDADCLGEEDEQGCGDAAPMEDGDGETGDGEATDGQATTNRPTPGQEATSEFNAGQRATSGPIGDQEAAGGPTGGLQPEPTAEPTARKQEFLAIFGFLHYRGT, via the exons ATGCTTCAAACCT TTGAGGAGGCCCTCGGACGTAAGTGGGGCTCATGCAGCTACAGCTGTCCGTCCGTCTACGGTAACGCGTCATGCGTCCCTGACGCGTTCAGGTGTGACGGTGACGCGGACTGTTTGGGGGAGGAGGACGAGCAGGGCTGTGGAGACGCCGCACCTATGGAAGATGGAGACGGAGAGACAGGTGACGGGGAGGCCACAGATGGCCAAGCAACGACCAACAGGCCCACACCTGGCCAAGAAGCGACCAGTGAGTTCAACGCTGGCCAACGTGCAACCAGCGGGCCCATAGGTGACCAAGAAGCGGCCGGCGGACCCACAGGGGGCCTACAGCCAGAGCCTACCGCAGAACCCACTGcacgaaaacaagaatttctggcaATCTTTGGTTTCTTACACTACCGTGgaacttga
- the LOC118421031 gene encoding uncharacterized protein LOC118421031, which translates to MSSSAGSSKLLPRGGSHHGPTKIAWSTRCDHLKPRGGLTGRTRVRRLKPGHKTVAKVPTEDTSQVPIRITRPKRFFMWRDFNIPKDRQELERGEMTDITKNGKEVDTTLGSGEEDIISHPLQPQYHSAVRSVASEEKHRPLEEDSLSEEIEHDVTVISREKRASLKRQPSCDSLFTRKHPKPAGVWRPYGPPLYGYGSALNPPRRKGPDTLVILAAIFYCLAALTAVVLAVLFKTSVVTC; encoded by the exons ATGTCGTCCTCAGCGGGCAGCTCCAAGCTGCTCCCTCGGGGAGGGTCGCACCACGGCCCGACTAAAATAGCCTGGAGCACCCGTTGCGATCACCTTAAGCCTCGGGGTGGCTTAACCGGGCGGACACGGGTCAGACGGCTGAAGCCTGGACACAAGACTGTGGCTAAAGTGCCGACAGAAGACACTAGCCAAGTACCG aTCAGGATCACACGTCCCAAAAGATTTTTCATGTGGCGAGACTTTAACATACCGAAGGACAGGCAGGAACTAGAG AGGGGTGAAATGACAGATATCACCAAGAACGGCAAGGAGGTTGATACCACCCTTGGAAGTGGTGAAGAAGACATCATCAGCCACCCTCTACAACCCCAGTACCACTCTGCTGTTCG GAGTGTTGCCTCTGAGGAGAAGCATCGGCCGCTTGAAGAAGATTCACTGTCCGAAGAAATCGAGCACGATGTAACTGTGATATCAAGGGAGAAACGG GCCTCGCTGAAAAGACAGCCGAGCTGCGATTCCCTTTTCACCAGGAAGCACCCGAAGCCCGCCGGCGTCTGGAGGCCGTACGGTCCGCCACTGTACGGGTACGGCTCCGCCCTGAACCCGCCGCGCAGGAAAGGGCCGGACACGCTGGTCATCCTCGCCGCCATCTTCTACTGCCTGGCCGCCCTAACAGCTGTGGTGTTAGCTGTTCTGTTCAAAACCAGCGTCGTGACATGTTAG
- the LOC118421040 gene encoding uncharacterized protein LOC118421040 — translation MQRWYRLALEGGRDASEIQPPGTVQQPALPPPVNEICGNTSLTESLPDLRHGHFNCTSIAYYNTYVTMCIAKCHVGYQTDDAGLLFCNSGRWAPIQPEVVSTIVGVGRAADTMPNTDPRALEYLSIPDEIYSDVAFNILVKLDQVPNLSIAETYLNMISVDNIVDLDMIRQLLIWIGPYIMDIVTNLDFLEVLSRLGRETKAIKVILVKTQCKIT, via the exons ATGCAGAGGTGGTACCGGTTGGCGCTGGAAGGAGGGCGGGACGCATCAGAGATACAGCCTCCCGGCACCGTGCAGCAGCCGGCCTTGCCGCCTCCTGTAAACGAAA TTTGCGGCAACACGTCCCTAACCGAGTCCCTCCCAGACCTGCGTCACGGCCACTTCAATTGCACCAGCATCGCCTACTACAACACCTACGTCACCATGTGCATTGCCAAGTGTCACGTGGGCTACCAGACCGATGACGCAGGCCTGCTGTTCTGCAACAGCGGCCGATGGGCGCCGATCCAGCCCGAAGTCGTGTCGACAATCGTCGGCGTCGGTCGGGCTGCCGACACGATGCCGAACACCGACCCTCGGGCGTTAGAGTACCTCAGTATCCCCGACGAAATTTATTCTGACGTGGCTTTTAACATTTTAGTGAAGCTTGACCAAGTCCCAAACCTTTCTATTGCGGAGACGTATCTAAACATGATCTCGGTGGACAACATTGTTGATCTGGACATGATTCGGCAGTTGTTGATCTGGATCGGTCCATACATCATGGACATCGTCACAAACCTGGACTTCCTGGAGGTTCTGTCTCGTCTAGGTAGGGAGACTAAAGCCATAAAAGTTATTTTGGTGAAGACACAGTGTAAAATTACCTAG
- the LOC118421957 gene encoding P-selectin-like, with protein MSEARVVCERGYLPRHPVLTCTASGQWDKPALCDPVACSIPEDPPHGSYLCQGHVFSDRCDVSCDLGYVPETDYTLGCSWTGNWTAFRSGNTTEMENAVSADVVIPQTLACIIADCGIISTPAHGDVNCTGTTYGETCHLACHDGYERLSRDNLTCQVHGDRATWSGEPECIPVSCGAPPEFPHTALQCASGRTYGNTCGVTCADGYEGTNHQSVTCHSTGNWSLQAEALQPIVGGPDLFCQRKDCANLSPPAHGSLTCSGTKYQDSCRLTCEPGYKVADESGHLLHGLFNFRCTANGQWNKKPSCVPSDYCQLGLHDCHPEHGVCSLTGHQAFSCRCRVGTVGNGTHCERTLCPPFPVTEPENGFFSCSIPTSGSAADTCQSADSTQPEYEVVCVLHCNHGYDRLIYAEYSCGHDGNWDIPFDPKSPGTTPCLAVKCPDLSSPQHGRMTCNRGYNFRYPEACSFACDQGYELTPTSSRERHCQTDATWSGNNAECIAVQCPTLYSPANGRMSCNRGYSFRYPETCTFSCNHGYQLSAGSTSRTCQADRTWSGSAARCTRCPAGYVYYQPKQLCYKAFNQHSNYASAAATCSSEGGTLAIPRDAGIDAFLINLKNAVDNSAGFWFGLTDRAREGSWVWADGVALGHFNQWSPGEPNNAYGNEDCAYYWTERGNRWNDAPCSETSPKFICQVAS; from the exons ATGTCAGAAGCCCGAGTGGTCTGTGAGCGAGGTTACCTGCCCCGGCACCCTGTACTGACGTGCACGGCTTCAGGACAATGGGACAAACCCGCACTGTGCGACCCAG TAGCCTGCAGCATACCTGAGGACCCCCCGCACGGCTCGTACCTGTGCCAAGGTCACGTGTTCTCGGACCGCTGTGACGTCAGCTGTGACTTGGGGTACGTACCGGAAACAGACTACACCCTGGGCTGCAGCTGGACCGGAAACTGGACCGCCTTTCGCAGCGGGAACACGACGGAAATGGAAAATGCTGTATCAGCAG ACGTCGTCATCCCACAGACTCTGGCTTGTATCATTGCTGACTGTGGGATCATTTCG ACGCCCGCACACGGTGACGTCAACTGTACAGGTACGACGTACGGTGAGACGTGCCATCTCGCCTGTCATGACGGTTACGAACGGCTGAGCCGAGACAACCTCACCTGTCAGGTTCACGGAGACAGAGCCACCTGGAGTGGGGAACCAGAGTGTATTCCAG TGAGTTGTGGAGCCCCTCCCGAGTTCCCCCACACCGCCCTCCAGTGCGCCAGCGGACGTACCTACGGGAACACCTGCGGAGTCACCTGTGCGGACGGGTACGAAGGAACGAACCACCAGAGTGTCACCTGTCACAGTACCGGCAACTGGAGCCTACAGGCGGAAg CGCTCCAGCCAATTGTTGGTGGACCGGATCTGTTCTGTCAGAGGAAGGACTGTGCCAATCTCTCT CCCCCTGCCCACGGCAGCCTGACGTGCAGCGGGACAAAGTACCAGGACTCCTGCCGCCTGACGTGTGAGCCGGGATACAAAGTTGCCGACGAGAGCGGCCATCTTCTCCACGGTCTCTTCAACTTCAGGTGCACGGCAAATGGACAATGGAACAAAAAGCCAAG CTGCGTCCCATCAGACTACTGCCAGCTCGGGCTGCACGACTGCCACCCTGAGCACGGGGTCTGCAGCCTGACGGGTCACCAGGCCTTCAGCTGCCGCTGCCGGGTCGGGACGGTCGGGAACGGGACGCACTGTGAACGGACCCTCTGTCCGCCTTTCCCG GTCACTGAACCGGAGAATGGGTTCTTCTCGTGTTCTATCCCGACATCCGGCTCCGCAGCCGACACCTGCCAATCAGCTGACAGCACACAGCCGGAGTACGAAGTCGTCTGCGTGCTCcactgtaaccatggttacgacAGGCTGATCTATGCCGAGTACTCCTGTGGACACGATGGGAACTGGGACATTCCTTTCGACCCGAAGAGCCCAGGAACCACACCCTGTTTAG CTGTGAAATGCCCGGACCTGTCCAGCCCTCAGCACGGCAGAATGACCTGCAATAGAGGCTACAATTTCCGCTATCCCGAGGCCTGCAGCTTCGCCTGCGACCAAGGCTACGAGCTGACTCCCACAAGCAGCCGCGaaagacattgtcaaactgACGCAACCTGGTCAGGAAACAATGCCGAATGCATTG CTGTGCAGTGCCCGACCCTGTACAGCCCCGCCAATGGAAGAATGTCCTGTAACCGCGGATACTCCTTCCGCTATCCCGAGACCTGCACCTTCagctgtaaccatggttaccagCTGTCAGCCGGCAGTACCAGTCGGACCTGCCAGGCGGATCGCACGTGGTCGGGCAGCGCCGCCAGATGTACCC GTTGCCCAGCCGGGTACGTTTACTACCAGCCTAAACAACtgtgctacaaggccttcaatcAGCACAGTAACTACGCAAGTGCAGCCGCGACTTGTTCTTCTGAAGGCGGAACTCTCGCCATACCCCGTGATGCGGGCATTGACGCTTTCCTAATCAACCTGAAGAACGCTGTGGATAACAGCGCCGGGTTCTGGTTCGGACTGACTGATCGCGCCCGAGAAGGTAGCTGGGTTTGGGCAGATGGTGTTGCTCTTGGACATTTTAACCAGTGGAGTCCAGGAGAACCCAACAACGCGTACGGCAATGAGGACTGTGCGTATTATTGGACAGAAAGAGGGAACAGGTGGAACGATGCGCCGTGTTCTGAAACCTCTCCGAAGTTCATTTGTCAAGTCGCAAGTTGA
- the LOC118421066 gene encoding uncharacterized protein LOC118421066 — protein sequence MDRTCARVTCSRTYVTSSVTWGTYRKQTTPWAAAGPETGPPSMEGTRLRWKMLYQQMSSSHRLWTVSSLTAETFRRRHTVTSPVQVRRTARRAISPAMTGTNG from the exons ATGGATCGTACTTGTGCCAGGGTCACGTGTTCTCGGACCTatgtgacgtcatctgtgacgtGGGGTACGTACCGAAAACAGACGACACCCTGGGCTGCAGCTGGACCGGAAACTGGACCACCTTCCATGGAGGGAACACGACTGAGATGGAAAATGCTGTATCagcag ATGTCATCATCCCACAGACTCTGGACTGTGTCATCGCTAACTGCGGAGACATTTCG ACGCCGACACACGGTGacgtcacctgtacaggtacgaCGTACGGCGAGACGTGCCATCTCACCTGCCATGACGGGTACGAACGGCTGA